Proteins from a genomic interval of Dermacentor variabilis isolate Ectoservices chromosome 8, ASM5094787v1, whole genome shotgun sequence:
- the Dlic gene encoding dynein light intermediate chain gives MVTNAGTSATPQNQADGGTAKEDDESQNIWSSILQQVQASLPNKLPSHKLLLVMGDNESGKTTLIAKIQGNDDPKKGSGLEYHYLYVRDEYREDQTRLGVWVLDGDPWHRNLLKFVLTEETLENTTVLLTASMTTPWSLLESLQNWATVLEEHLSRLRLPPSTVERNKLRVLRRFQDYIEPGDEIEGVSSPLRRTSVTVGGGEDGDASSGAAAAVLPLLGEDTLSNNLGLDIIVAITKTDYMSTLEKNYDFKDEHFDFIQQAVRKFCLRYGAALFYTSVKEDKNCDLLYKYLVHRIYGFPFKTPALVVEKDGVFIPCGWDNDKKIAILYENITSASPDDPYSEVITRPMTTRKPLQREPEVLAEGDQAFLARQLALLNQQAQPSTGRATSDAAAGPAGARTPVGVQKSAERRLPGSHGALPTPGKKDTEFAKLSQADGAKGGNEGVLQNFFNSLLNRKTGPGSTPIRAAADKSLMHNDAAAQLERMTRSIAKSKGMPGASPAAASPAAPVTPTEETPPANSS, from the coding sequence ATGGTCACCAACGCCGGAACGAGCGCGACACCCCAGAACCAGGCGGACGGCGGCACCGCCAAGGAGGATGACGAGAGCCAAAATATCTGGTCTTCCATCCTGCAGCAGGTGCAGGCGAGCCTGCCCAACAAGCTGCCGTCGCACAAGCTCCTGCTCGTTATGGGGGACAACGAGTCCGGCAAGACGACCCTGATCGCCAAGATACAGGGAAACGACGACCCCAAGAAGGGGTCGGGTCTCGAGTACCACTACCTGTACGTACGCGACGAGTACCGCGAGGACCAGACGCGACTCGGGGTGTGGGTGCTGGACGGCGATCCCTGGCACCGCAACCTGCTCAAGTTCGTCCTCACCGAGGAGACGCTCGAGAACACGACCGTGCTGCTGACGGCGTCCATGACGACGCCGTGGTCGCTTCTCGAATCGCTCCAGAACTGGGCGACCGTGCTCGAGGAGCACTTGTCCAGGCTCCGCCTCCCGCCGAGCACCGTGGAGAGGAACAAACTGCGCGTCCTGCGGCGCTTCCAGGACTACATCGAACCGGGCGACGAGATCGAAGGCGTGAGTTCGCCGCTGCGCAGGACCTCGGTGACAGTCGGCGGAGGCGAGGACGGAGACGCGTCCTCGGGAGCGGCCGCCGCCGTGCTGCCGCTGCTGGGCGAGGACACGCTCAGCAACAACCTCGGCCTGGACATCATCGTGGCGATTACCAAGACGGACTACATGAGCACCCTGGAGAAGAACTACGACTTCAAGGACGAGCACTTCGACTTCATCCAGCAGGCGGTGCGCAAGTTCTGCCTGCGCTACGGCGCCGCCCTCTTCTACACGTCGGTGAAGGAGGACAAGAATTGCGACCTCCTCTACAAGTACCTGGTGCACCGCATCTACGGCTTCCCCTTCAAGACGCCCGCGCTGGTGGTCGAGAAGGACGGCGTGTTCATACCGTGCGGCTGGGACAACGACAAGAAGATCGCCATCCTGTACGAGAACATCACGTCCGCGTCCCCGGACGACCCCTACTCGGAGGTGATCACGCGGCCCATGACGACGCGCAAGCCGCTGCAGCGCGAGCCGGAGGTGCTCGCCGAGGGCGACCAGGCGTTCCTGGCGCGCCAGCTGGCGCTGCTCAACCAGCAGGCGCAGCCGTCGACCGGCCGGGCGACCTCCGACGCTGCGGCGGGGCCCGCGGGGGCGCGGACGCCCGTCGGCGTCCAGAAGTCGGCCGAACGCCGGCTTCCGGGCTCGCACGGCGCCCTGCCCACGCCGGGCAAGAAGGACACCGAGTTCGCCAAGCTGAGCCAGGCCGACGGCGCCAAGGGAGGCAACGAGGGAGTGCTGCAGAACTTCTTCAACAGCCTGCTGAACCGCAAGACTGGGCCCGGCAGCACGCCCATCCGGGCGGCGGCCGACAAGTCGCTCATGCACAACGACGCGGCCGCCCAGCTCGAGCGCATGACCCGCTCCATCGCGAAGAGCAAGGGCATGCCTGGGGCGAGCCCCGCCGCTGCCTCCCCTGCGGCGCCGGTGACGCCGACGGAAGAGACCCCACCGGCCAACAGCTCGTGA